A genome region from Lucilia cuprina isolate Lc7/37 chromosome 3, ASM2204524v1, whole genome shotgun sequence includes the following:
- the LOC111678229 gene encoding probable phosphorylase b kinase regulatory subunit alpha isoform X2: MRSRSNSGVRLDYYQRIVHRLIMSHQEPVTGLFPASNINSHAWIRDNVYCILAVWGLSMAYKKIADQDEDRAKCYELEQSCVKLMRGLLMAMMNQKDKVEKFKITQNPLDSLHAKYSSKNGQPVVGDAEWGHLQIDAVSLYLLILAQMTASGLQIVFSLDEVSFIQNLVFYIESAYCIPDYGIWERGDKTNHGEPELNASSIGMAKAALEAMNELDLFGARGGPASVIHVLADEAHKCQAVLQSMLPRESNSKELDSGLLCVIGFPAFAVDDPQLIRNTKDAILHRLQGKYGCKRFLRDGYRTPKEDPTRLYYERWELRMFENIECEWPLFYCYLILFHAFQSDKLAVKEYADRLEQIMVRGDDGILLIPESYAVTHDTVPQEYQMPGSQPREVVGRCPFLWGQSLFILGRLLQEGFLAVGELDPLNRRLGAQKKPDVVVQVVIIAEDNEIRDKLAEYDLHVQTIAEVAPIEVQPARVLSHLYTYLGRNRKLGLTGRKSRDVGILSTSKLYSLKDRIFAFTPQFVDLSRFYIASDNELMIDILKGEINFLKSAWDLLGRPLVTLVLKKIHLDQDRIPLAMIQTMRKLKSGYINGTRVMLGNLKDFLNTSAITDLSFLGSTEDGYPDRLHPDVQTYLDEHLLRSFSHRNTMNLRGGQLRPRHLRRRMSCKGAIKKTRSINVDSDNLGMEGPTPLTERRLSSIVPPPWLQANQQTPLNSFTITPEGSSTNTNQNRSEVLIRENIYPIDINHSRSAIEKRSEFARQQEINNVPKILVQRHRTDTNFADTEVEELIAMLRETENLEEQGDILQYLVDTQGLDFNTAGLGLKQKSSSSSSSSSVIDPTLVEESTYDELAFKSTASKPPLPPSALLVVPHDEPASFNNTNNVNVINSSHSEGMLEEGRVVTVRDLLKGLYEKACQQKLWGLVRHTAGMLGKRVEDLAKAVTDLLVRQKQVTVGMPPNNEFTITAPLPEADLRQLIHDAYGDDESTAMLTQELMVYLAMFIRTEPQLFHEMLRLRVGLIIQVMAKELSRTLNCDGEAASEHLLNLSPFEMKNLLYHILSGKEFAVSSVARGNLSIVSCKSSRVSKKSQIGLGDPEGEDALIASIDDRQGQWLRRRRLDGALNRVPRDFYSRVWSVLEKCQGLAIEGRILQQSLTQEMTPGELKFALEVETALNQIPQPEYRQLVVEALMVLTLVTEHNMVPNLGGIIYVEHLVHKANQLFLEDQRKVQGDATLCCAKSKDGKEQHQAASGMLLCGGAAYICQHLYDSAPSGSYGTMTYMARAVALVLDCLPKHGEMECAIS; the protein is encoded by the exons atgcGTTCACGCAGCAATTCAGGCGTACGCCTGGACTATTACCAACGTATTGTTCATCGCTTGATTATGAGCCACCAGGAGCCCGTAACGGGTTTATTTCCAGCATCCAATATTAATTCGCATGCCTGGATCAGAGATAATGTATATTGCATATTAGCAGTATGGGGTCTGTCGATGGCCTACAAAAAGATAGCGGATCAGGATGAAGATCGTGCCAAATGCTATGAACTAGAACAAAGTTGTGTTAAATTAATGCGTGGTCTCTTAATGGCCATGATGAATCAAAAGGATAAAgtggaaaagtttaaaataactcAAAATCCATTGGATTCTCTACATGCAAAGTACTCTAGCAAAAACGGACAACCTGTTGTGGGTGATGCTGAATGGGGCCATTTACAAATCGATGCGGTGTCATTGTATCTTTTAATTTTGGCACAAATGACAGCATCGGGTCTTCAAATTGTTTTCTCCTTAGATGAAGTatcatttatacaaaatttagtcTTCTATATTGAATCGGCCTACTGTATTCCCGATTATGGCATCTGGGAACGTGGAGACAAAACAAATCATGGTGAACCAGAACTAAATGCCAGTTCCATTGGTATGGCTAAGGCTGCTCTTGAGGCCATGAACGAATTAGATCTATTTGGTGCTCGCGGTGGTCCCGCTAGTGTTATACATGTATTGGCTGATGAGGCACACAAGTGTCAAGCTGTTCTACAATCAATGTTACCGCGTGAATCCAATAGTAAAGAACTTGATTCGGGACTTTTATGTGTTATTGGATTTCCAGCCTTTGCTGTCGACGACCCACAATTGATACGTAATACCAAAGATGCCATCTTACATCGTTTACAAGGTAAATACGGTTGTAAACGTTTCCTACGTGATGGCTATCGTACACCCAAAGAGGATCCCACACGTTTGTACTACGAAAGATGGGAATTGCGTATGTTTGAGAATATTGAATGTGAATGgccattattttattgttatttgatATTGTTCCATGCATTTCAATCTGATAAGTTGGCCGTTAAAGAGTATGCAGATCGTTTGGAG CAAATAATGGTTCGTGGAGATGATGGTATACTTTTAATACCCGAGAGTTATGCGGTAACACATGATACTGTACCACAAGAATATCAAATGCCAGGATCACAACCAAGAGAAGTTGTAGGACGCTGTCCATTTTTGTGGGGTCAATCTCTATTCATTTTAGGCAGATTATTACAAGAG ggCTTTCTAGCGGTGGGTGAATTAGATCCCCTCAATCGTCGTTTGGGTGCTCAGAAAAAGCCAGATGTTGTCGTACAGGTTGTTATAATTGCTGAAGATAATGAAATACGTGATAAATTGGCTGAATATGATTTGCATGTACAAACCATAGCTGAGGTGGCACCAATTGAAGTTCAACCAGCTCGTGTTTTAAGTCATTTGTATACGTATTTGGGTAGAAATCGTAAATTGGGTTTGACTGGTCGTAAGTCTCGTGATGTGGGTATATTAAGTACGAGTAAATTGTATTCGTTAAAAGATAGAATATTTGCTTTTACGCCACAG TTTGTCGACCTATCACGTTTTTATATTGCCTCCGACAATGAGTTAATGATTGATATTTTAAAGGgcgaaattaattttcttaagtcCGCTTGGGATTTGCTTGGACGTCCCTTGGTTACTTTagttttgaagaaaattcatttag ATCAAGATAGAATACCCTTGGCCATGATACAAACAATGCGTAAACTAAAATCGGGTTATATTAATGGTACTCGTGTTATGTTGGGCAATCTTAAGGACTTCCTGAATACATCGGCTATAACTGATTTAAGCTTTTTGGGAAGTACCGAAGATGGTTATCCCGATCGTTTACATCCCGATGTACAGACATATTTGGATGAACATTTATTGCGTTCATTTAGTCATCGTAATACTATGAACCTAAGAGGTGGTCAACTGCGTCCCCGACATTTAAGACGACGCATGTCCTGCAAAGGAGCTATTAAGAAAACTAGATCTATTAACGTAGATT CTGATAACTTGGGTATGGAGGGTCCTACACCTTTGACCGAAAGACGTTTATCATCGATTGTACCACCACCTTGGTTACAGGCTAATCAACAGACCCCATTAAATTCATTCACCATCACACCTGAGGGAAGTTCTACTAATACGAATCAAAATCGTTCGGAGGTGTTGATACGTGAGAATATTTATCCAATTGATATCAATCATAGTCGTTCAGCCATTGAAAAACGCAGTGAGTTTGCTAGACAACAAGAAA TCAACAATGTTCCTAAAATTCTTGTGCAACGCCATCGTACGGATACAAATTTTGCCGATACAGAAGTGGAAGAGTTAATAGCCATGCTAAGAGAAACGGAAAATTTAGAAGAACAAGGTGATATCTTACAATATTTAGTTGATACCCAAGGATTAGATTTCAATACAG CCGGCTTAGgacttaaacaaaaatcatcaTCGTCCTCTTCCTCCTCTTCTG taattGATCCAACCCTTGTGGAGGAATCAACATACGATGAGTTAGCTTTTAAAAGTACTGCTTCGAAGCCTCCATTACCACCATCTGCACTGTTGGTGGTGCCCCATGATGAGCCAGCATCTTTTAATAATACCAACAATGTCAATGTTATTAATTCCTCTCACTCTGAAGGCATGCTGGAAGAGGGACGTGTCGTTACTGTACGCGATTTACTCAAGGGCTTATACGAAAAGGCTTGTCAGCAAAAACTCTGGGGTTTGGTACGTCATACCGCCGGTATGTTGGGTAAGCGAGTGGAGGATTTAGCCAAAGCAGTTACCGATTTGTTGGTACGTCAGAAACAAGTGACCGTGGGCATGCCACCGAATAATGAGTTTACCATAACGGCTCCCTTGCCCGAAGCTGATTTAAGGCAGTTGATACATGAT GCTTATGGTGATGATGAAAGTACCGCTATGTTGACACAAGAATTAATGGTTTATTTGGCCATGTTTATACGCACCGAACCACAGTTGTTCCATGAAATGTTACGTCTTAGAGTTGGTCTTATTATCCAAGTTATGGCTAAAGAGTTATCACGTACTTTGAATTGCGATGGTGAAGCGGCCTCGGAACATTTGTTGAATTTGTCACcgtttgaaatgaaaaatcttttatatcaTATTCTAAGTGGCAAAGAATTTGCTGTAAGCAGTG tggCTCGTGGTAATCTATCCATTGTTAGCTGTAAATCCAGTCGTGTTAGCAAGAAGAGTCAAATTGGTTTGGGTGATCCGGAGGGTGAAGATGCCCTAATCGCCAGCATTGACGATAGACAGGGACAATGGTTACGTAGACGTCGTCTAGATGGTGCTCTTAATCGTGTACCACGTGATTTCTATTCGCGTGTCTGGTCAGTTTTGGAAAAATGTCAAGGTTTGGCCATAGAAGGTCGTATTCTACAACAGAGTTTAACTCAAGAAATGACTCCTGGCGAGTTAAAGTTTGCCTTGGAAGTTGAGACAGCCTTAAATCAAATTCCCCAACCAGAATATCGTCAATTGGTGGTGGAGGCTTTAATGGTTTTGACTCTGGTAACCGAACATAATATGGTACCAAATTTGGGTGGTATTATATATGTCGAACATTTGGTGCATAAAGCCAATCAATTGTTTTTGGAAGATCAACGTAAGGTTCAGGGTGATGCTACTCTCTGCTGTGCCAAATCCAAAGATGGTAAAGAACAACATCAGGCTGCCTCTGGTATGTTGTTGTGTGGTGGTGCTGCATATATTTGTCAACATTTGTACGATAG tgCTCCCAGTGGCAGTTATGGCACTATGACTTATATGGCACGTGCTGTTGCTTTGGTCTTGGATTGTCTTCCCAAACACGGTGAAATGGAATGCGCCATTTCCTAA
- the LOC111678229 gene encoding probable phosphorylase b kinase regulatory subunit alpha isoform X8, translating to MRSRSNSGVRLDYYQRIVHRLIMSHQEPVTGLFPASNINSHAWIRDNVYCILAVWGLSMAYKKIADQDEDRAKCYELEQSCVKLMRGLLMAMMNQKDKVEKFKITQNPLDSLHAKYSSKNGQPVVGDAEWGHLQIDAVSLYLLILAQMTASGLQIVFSLDEVSFIQNLVFYIESAYCIPDYGIWERGDKTNHGEPELNASSIGMAKAALEAMNELDLFGARGGPASVIHVLADEAHKCQAVLQSMLPRESNSKELDSGLLCVIGFPAFAVDDPQLIRNTKDAILHRLQGKYGCKRFLRDGYRTPKEDPTRLYYERWELRMFENIECEWPLFYCYLILFHAFQSDKLAVKEYADRLEQIMVRGDDGILLIPESYAVTHDTVPQEYQMPGSQPREVVGRCPFLWGQSLFILGRLLQEGFLAVGELDPLNRRLGAQKKPDVVVQVVIIAEDNEIRDKLAEYDLHVQTIAEVAPIEVQPARVLSHLYTYLGRNRKLGLTGRKSRDVGILSTSKLYSLKDRIFAFTPQFVDLSRFYIASDNELMIDILKGEINFLKSAWDLLGRPLVTLVLKKIHLDQDRIPLAMIQTMRKLKSGYINGTRVMLGNLKDFLNTSAITDLSFLGSTEDGYPDRLHPDVQTYLDEHLLRSFSHRNTMNLRGGQLRPRHLRRRMSCKGAIKKTRSINVDSDNLGMEGPTPLTERRLSSIVPPPWLQANQQTPLNSFTITPEGSSTNTNQNRSEVLIRENIYPIDINHSRSAIEKRSEFARQQEINNVPKILVQRHRTDTNFADTEVEELIAMLRETENLEEQGDILQYLVDTQGLDFNTGMLEEGRVVTVRDLLKGLYEKACQQKLWGLVRHTAGMLGKRVEDLAKAVTDLLVRQKQVTVGMPPNNEFTITAPLPEADLRQLIHDAYGDDESTAMLTQELMVYLAMFIRTEPQLFHEMLRLRVGLIIQVMAKELSRTLNCDGEAASEHLLNLSPFEMKNLLYHILSGKEFAVSSVARGNLSIVSCKSSRVSKKSQIGLGDPEGEDALIASIDDRQGQWLRRRRLDGALNRVPRDFYSRVWSVLEKCQGLAIEGRILQQSLTQEMTPGELKFALEVETALNQIPQPEYRQLVVEALMVLTLVTEHNMVPNLGGIIYVEHLVHKANQLFLEDQRKVQGDATLCCAKSKDGKEQHQAASGMLLCGGAAYICQHLYDSAPSGSYGTMTYMARAVALVLDCLPKHGEMECAIS from the exons atgcGTTCACGCAGCAATTCAGGCGTACGCCTGGACTATTACCAACGTATTGTTCATCGCTTGATTATGAGCCACCAGGAGCCCGTAACGGGTTTATTTCCAGCATCCAATATTAATTCGCATGCCTGGATCAGAGATAATGTATATTGCATATTAGCAGTATGGGGTCTGTCGATGGCCTACAAAAAGATAGCGGATCAGGATGAAGATCGTGCCAAATGCTATGAACTAGAACAAAGTTGTGTTAAATTAATGCGTGGTCTCTTAATGGCCATGATGAATCAAAAGGATAAAgtggaaaagtttaaaataactcAAAATCCATTGGATTCTCTACATGCAAAGTACTCTAGCAAAAACGGACAACCTGTTGTGGGTGATGCTGAATGGGGCCATTTACAAATCGATGCGGTGTCATTGTATCTTTTAATTTTGGCACAAATGACAGCATCGGGTCTTCAAATTGTTTTCTCCTTAGATGAAGTatcatttatacaaaatttagtcTTCTATATTGAATCGGCCTACTGTATTCCCGATTATGGCATCTGGGAACGTGGAGACAAAACAAATCATGGTGAACCAGAACTAAATGCCAGTTCCATTGGTATGGCTAAGGCTGCTCTTGAGGCCATGAACGAATTAGATCTATTTGGTGCTCGCGGTGGTCCCGCTAGTGTTATACATGTATTGGCTGATGAGGCACACAAGTGTCAAGCTGTTCTACAATCAATGTTACCGCGTGAATCCAATAGTAAAGAACTTGATTCGGGACTTTTATGTGTTATTGGATTTCCAGCCTTTGCTGTCGACGACCCACAATTGATACGTAATACCAAAGATGCCATCTTACATCGTTTACAAGGTAAATACGGTTGTAAACGTTTCCTACGTGATGGCTATCGTACACCCAAAGAGGATCCCACACGTTTGTACTACGAAAGATGGGAATTGCGTATGTTTGAGAATATTGAATGTGAATGgccattattttattgttatttgatATTGTTCCATGCATTTCAATCTGATAAGTTGGCCGTTAAAGAGTATGCAGATCGTTTGGAG CAAATAATGGTTCGTGGAGATGATGGTATACTTTTAATACCCGAGAGTTATGCGGTAACACATGATACTGTACCACAAGAATATCAAATGCCAGGATCACAACCAAGAGAAGTTGTAGGACGCTGTCCATTTTTGTGGGGTCAATCTCTATTCATTTTAGGCAGATTATTACAAGAG ggCTTTCTAGCGGTGGGTGAATTAGATCCCCTCAATCGTCGTTTGGGTGCTCAGAAAAAGCCAGATGTTGTCGTACAGGTTGTTATAATTGCTGAAGATAATGAAATACGTGATAAATTGGCTGAATATGATTTGCATGTACAAACCATAGCTGAGGTGGCACCAATTGAAGTTCAACCAGCTCGTGTTTTAAGTCATTTGTATACGTATTTGGGTAGAAATCGTAAATTGGGTTTGACTGGTCGTAAGTCTCGTGATGTGGGTATATTAAGTACGAGTAAATTGTATTCGTTAAAAGATAGAATATTTGCTTTTACGCCACAG TTTGTCGACCTATCACGTTTTTATATTGCCTCCGACAATGAGTTAATGATTGATATTTTAAAGGgcgaaattaattttcttaagtcCGCTTGGGATTTGCTTGGACGTCCCTTGGTTACTTTagttttgaagaaaattcatttag ATCAAGATAGAATACCCTTGGCCATGATACAAACAATGCGTAAACTAAAATCGGGTTATATTAATGGTACTCGTGTTATGTTGGGCAATCTTAAGGACTTCCTGAATACATCGGCTATAACTGATTTAAGCTTTTTGGGAAGTACCGAAGATGGTTATCCCGATCGTTTACATCCCGATGTACAGACATATTTGGATGAACATTTATTGCGTTCATTTAGTCATCGTAATACTATGAACCTAAGAGGTGGTCAACTGCGTCCCCGACATTTAAGACGACGCATGTCCTGCAAAGGAGCTATTAAGAAAACTAGATCTATTAACGTAGATT CTGATAACTTGGGTATGGAGGGTCCTACACCTTTGACCGAAAGACGTTTATCATCGATTGTACCACCACCTTGGTTACAGGCTAATCAACAGACCCCATTAAATTCATTCACCATCACACCTGAGGGAAGTTCTACTAATACGAATCAAAATCGTTCGGAGGTGTTGATACGTGAGAATATTTATCCAATTGATATCAATCATAGTCGTTCAGCCATTGAAAAACGCAGTGAGTTTGCTAGACAACAAGAAA TCAACAATGTTCCTAAAATTCTTGTGCAACGCCATCGTACGGATACAAATTTTGCCGATACAGAAGTGGAAGAGTTAATAGCCATGCTAAGAGAAACGGAAAATTTAGAAGAACAAGGTGATATCTTACAATATTTAGTTGATACCCAAGGATTAGATTTCAATACAG GCATGCTGGAAGAGGGACGTGTCGTTACTGTACGCGATTTACTCAAGGGCTTATACGAAAAGGCTTGTCAGCAAAAACTCTGGGGTTTGGTACGTCATACCGCCGGTATGTTGGGTAAGCGAGTGGAGGATTTAGCCAAAGCAGTTACCGATTTGTTGGTACGTCAGAAACAAGTGACCGTGGGCATGCCACCGAATAATGAGTTTACCATAACGGCTCCCTTGCCCGAAGCTGATTTAAGGCAGTTGATACATGAT GCTTATGGTGATGATGAAAGTACCGCTATGTTGACACAAGAATTAATGGTTTATTTGGCCATGTTTATACGCACCGAACCACAGTTGTTCCATGAAATGTTACGTCTTAGAGTTGGTCTTATTATCCAAGTTATGGCTAAAGAGTTATCACGTACTTTGAATTGCGATGGTGAAGCGGCCTCGGAACATTTGTTGAATTTGTCACcgtttgaaatgaaaaatcttttatatcaTATTCTAAGTGGCAAAGAATTTGCTGTAAGCAGTG tggCTCGTGGTAATCTATCCATTGTTAGCTGTAAATCCAGTCGTGTTAGCAAGAAGAGTCAAATTGGTTTGGGTGATCCGGAGGGTGAAGATGCCCTAATCGCCAGCATTGACGATAGACAGGGACAATGGTTACGTAGACGTCGTCTAGATGGTGCTCTTAATCGTGTACCACGTGATTTCTATTCGCGTGTCTGGTCAGTTTTGGAAAAATGTCAAGGTTTGGCCATAGAAGGTCGTATTCTACAACAGAGTTTAACTCAAGAAATGACTCCTGGCGAGTTAAAGTTTGCCTTGGAAGTTGAGACAGCCTTAAATCAAATTCCCCAACCAGAATATCGTCAATTGGTGGTGGAGGCTTTAATGGTTTTGACTCTGGTAACCGAACATAATATGGTACCAAATTTGGGTGGTATTATATATGTCGAACATTTGGTGCATAAAGCCAATCAATTGTTTTTGGAAGATCAACGTAAGGTTCAGGGTGATGCTACTCTCTGCTGTGCCAAATCCAAAGATGGTAAAGAACAACATCAGGCTGCCTCTGGTATGTTGTTGTGTGGTGGTGCTGCATATATTTGTCAACATTTGTACGATAG tgCTCCCAGTGGCAGTTATGGCACTATGACTTATATGGCACGTGCTGTTGCTTTGGTCTTGGATTGTCTTCCCAAACACGGTGAAATGGAATGCGCCATTTCCTAA